From Girardinichthys multiradiatus isolate DD_20200921_A chromosome 3, DD_fGirMul_XY1, whole genome shotgun sequence, the proteins below share one genomic window:
- the phactr4b gene encoding phosphatase and actin regulator 4B isoform X3 → MENRDDETEQHHSTMVGEGGSAGDTTPPPKRKGKFSTIGKIFKPWKWRKKKSSEKFKETSEELERKMSTRRTRQELIEQGLLKEVPDNDGEAQNVKQSYVKNGHTLPVSGGGGVISTGRNPGNQVKLPGESDFRMNPGRLTQPEDHRGRSPSDGDRRGALCSGSTGLHEEGWRSGGMGARAHGEGEWKSNLAWQGQIHAQMDEGRRGARLHPDDGQRRPGLQKAPSEDGRRRPAEADWKPTLPRHASAEEGRTRRESDSHFVPDPEMLQDTLREPLPPKQPFMPPKWLISSTPETGNEGPPRTPSNHPAIQYSSPSAGTSTKPVRSVSSAGTSTHQPAPLALTPTSQGTKQPPLPPPKPVNRNNAAMLVSALQGGENAQLPLYWSCWKRECDYDVYLSLPVYLCRRAGGLRSVDFNQATGGASLHPAKPSPPMPPKRTTPVTKRNTADSTPSHPVNPSPLSVEDHSSLPVGFQLPPPPPSPPLPSHIPPSPPCQHMHTHHLHHQHSYPHPLPQPIPMLFDPPSPTVESPQRPAPVPLHIMIQRALSSPGPAQPHPDGAQRAHALLFETPPEYQADRGRPLPVSIQPLKLSEDDYSEEEEEEDDEEEEEYDGEIPQPELEPRSRRCLVGDAGVCILPGENSSEEEEDDEDDVQGQHDIHREDSDSDGPVLHKEEDSDEEDEPPLSALASRVKRKDTLALKLSSRPCALDRDRFTQERSSREDQPPGQTGLTWQSREQWEAIRTQIGTALTRRLSQRPTAEELEQRNILQPKNQADRQAEVREIKRRLTRKLSQRPTVAELQARKILRFHEYVEVTEAQDYDRRADKPWTKLTPADKAAIRKELNDYKSTEMEVHEESRIYTRFHRP, encoded by the exons ATGGAAAATCGTG atgatgaaacGGAGCAGCACCACAGCACAATGGTGGGTGAGGGGGGCAGCGCAGGGGACACTACTCCTCCCCCAAAGCGTAAAGGCAAGTTTTCTACCATTGGCAAGATCTTCAAACCTTGGAAGTGGCGGAAGAAGAAAAGCAGCGAGAAGTTCAAAGAAACATCAGAAG aactggagagaaaGATGTCGACAAGACGTACCCGACAGGAGCTCATAGAGCAAGGGCTACTGAAGGAGGTCCCAGATAATG ATGGAGAggcacaaaatgtgaaacagtctTACGTTAAGAATGGCCACACACTTCCAGTCAGTGGAGGTGGAGGAGTCATCAGCACTGGGAGGAACCCAGGCAACCAGGTCAAGCTCCCTGGAGAGTCAGACTTTAGGATGAACCCTGGGAGGCTCACCCAGCCAGAAGACCACAGGGGCCGCTCACCTTCAGACGGAGACCGTCGTGGAGCTTTGTGCTCCGGGAGCACTGGACTGCATGAAGAAGGGTGGAGAAGTGGGGGAATGGGGGCACGTGCACATGGGGAGGGTGAGTGGAAATCCAACTTGGCCTGGCAAGGACAAATCCATGCTCAGATGGATGAAGGTAGGCGCGGGGCCAGACTTCACCCGGACGATGGGCAGAGGAGGCCAGGGCTGCAGAAGGCCCCGTCAGAGGATGGCAGGaggaggcctgcagaagcagaCTGGAAGCCAACGCTCCCTCGACATGCCTCTGCAGAGGAGGGAAGAACCCGCAGAG AGTCAGACAGCCATTTTGTACCTGACCCAGAGATGCTGCAGGACACCCTTCGTGAACCTCTGCCGCCTAAACAGCCATTTATGCCTCCCAAGTGGCTGATAAGTTCCACCCCTGAAACTGGCAACGAGGGTCCACCTCGAACCCCATCCAACCACCCTGCGATCCAGTACTCCTCCCCCTCAGCTGGGACTTCCACCAAACCTGTTCGATCCGTGTCTTCCGCGGGTACCAGCACGCATCAGCCTGCACCTTTGGCCCTAACGCCCACCTCGCAGGGCACCAAGCAACCTCCTCTCCCTCCACCCAAACCTGTAAACAGGAACAATGCAGCCATGCTGG TATCCGCCCTGCAGGGGGGAGAAAACGCTCAGCTTCCTCTCTACTGGTCCTGCTGGAAGCGAGAGTGCGACTACGACGTCTACCTGTCTCTGCCTGTCTACCTGTGCCGGCGGGCCGGAGGCCTGCGCTCAG TTGACTTCAACCAAGCCACAGGGGGGGCAAGTCTCCATCCAGCTAAGCCCTCTCCTCCAATGCCTCCTAAGAGGACAACCCCAGTCACTAAACGCAACACAGCGGACTCTACTCCGAGCCATCCCGTCAACCCGTCCCCGCTCTCTGTGGAGGACCACAGCAGCCTCCCTGTGGGCTTCCAACTGCCCCCACCTCCTCCATCCCCACCCCTGCCGAGCCACATACCGCCCTCTCCACCCTGCCAGCACATGCAcacccaccacctccaccatcaGCATTCCTACCCACACCCGTTGCCCCAGCCCATACCGATGCTGTTCGATCCACCAAGCCCGACCGTTGAGTCGCCCCAGCGCCCAGCCCCCGTCCCGCTGCACATCATGATCCAGCGAGCCCTGTCCAGTCCTGGCCCGGCGCAGCCTCATCCAGATGGGGCGCAACGTGCGCACGCGCTACTTTTTGAAACCCCTCCAGAGTATCAAGCAGATCGCGGTCGACCTCTGCCTGTCAGCATTCAGCCACTAAAACT ATCTGAAGATGACTActcagaggaagaagaggaggaagatgatgaggaagaggaggagtatGATGGGGAGATCCCCCAGCCAGAGCTGGAGCCACGGAGTCGTCGCTGCCTGGTCGGTGATGCTGGTGTTTGTATCCTTCCCGGTGAAAATAGtagtgaggaggaggaagatgatgaagatgatgtgCAGGGACAGCATGACATACACAGGGAGGACAGTGATTCAGACGGTCCTGTGCTCCATAAAGAGGAAGactctgatgaagaggatgagcCCCCACTCA GTGCTCTGGCCAGTAGGGTCAAGAGGAAGGACACCCTGGCTCTGAAGCTGAGCAGCCGTCCCTGCGCTCTGGACAGGGACAGGTTCACGCAGGAGAGAAGCAGCAGAGAGGATCAGCCTCCAGGGCAGACGGGCCTAACCTGGCAGAGCAGGGAGCAGTGGGAGGCTATTCGCACACAGATTGGCACTGCGCTCACAAG GCGGCTCAGCCAGAGACCAACTGCTGAGGAACTTGAGCAAAGAAACATCCTTCAGC CCAAAAATCAGGCTGACAGACAGGCGGAGGTTAGGGAGATCAAACGCCGTCTGACCAGAAAG CTGAGTCAAAGGCCCACAGTCGCAGAGCTGCAGGCAAGAAAGATCCTGCGTTTCCATGAGTATGTGGAAGTCACAGAGGCCCAAGACTACGACAGAAGGGCGGACAAGCCATGGACTAAGCTGACTCCAGCAGACAAG GCCGCCATCCGAAAGGAGCTCAATGACTATAAAAGCACTGAAATGGAGGTTCATGAAGAAAGCAGAATTTACACAAG GTTTCATCGGCCTTAA
- the phactr4b gene encoding phosphatase and actin regulator 4B isoform X2 has protein sequence MGQSLRVEIPAQDPQQHKSCDDETEQHHSTMVGEGGSAGDTTPPPKRKGKFSTIGKIFKPWKWRKKKSSEKFKETSEELERKMSTRRTRQELIEQGLLKEVPDNDGEAQNVKQSYVKNGHTLPVSGGGGVISTGRNPGNQVKLPGESDFRMNPGRLTQPEDHRGRSPSDGDRRGALCSGSTGLHEEGWRSGGMGARAHGEGEWKSNLAWQGQIHAQMDEGRRGARLHPDDGQRRPGLQKAPSEDGRRRPAEADWKPTLPRHASAEEGRTRRESDSHFVPDPEMLQDTLREPLPPKQPFMPPKWLISSTPETGNEGPPRTPSNHPAIQYSSPSAGTSTKPVRSVSSAGTSTHQPAPLALTPTSQGTKQPPLPPPKPVNRNNAAMLVSALQGGENAQLPLYWSCWKRECDYDVYLSLPVYLCRRAGGLRSVDFNQATGGASLHPAKPSPPMPPKRTTPVTKRNTADSTPSHPVNPSPLSVEDHSSLPVGFQLPPPPPSPPLPSHIPPSPPCQHMHTHHLHHQHSYPHPLPQPIPMLFDPPSPTVESPQRPAPVPLHIMIQRALSSPGPAQPHPDGAQRAHALLFETPPEYQADRGRPLPVSIQPLKLSEDDYSEEEEEEDDEEEEEYDGEIPQPELEPRSRRCLVGDAGVCILPGENSSEEEEDDEDDVQGQHDIHREDSDSDGPVLHKEEDSDEEDEPPLSALASRVKRKDTLALKLSSRPCALDRDRFTQERSSREDQPPGQTGLTWQSREQWEAIRTQIGTALTRRLSQRPTAEELEQRNILQPKNQADRQAEVREIKRRLTRKLSQRPTVAELQARKILRFHEYVEVTEAQDYDRRADKPWTKLTPADKAAIRKELNDYKSTEMEVHEESRIYTRFHRP, from the exons ATGGGACAAAGCCTTCGTGTGGAGATTCCAGCTCAGGACCCGCAACAGCACAAGTCCTGCG atgatgaaacGGAGCAGCACCACAGCACAATGGTGGGTGAGGGGGGCAGCGCAGGGGACACTACTCCTCCCCCAAAGCGTAAAGGCAAGTTTTCTACCATTGGCAAGATCTTCAAACCTTGGAAGTGGCGGAAGAAGAAAAGCAGCGAGAAGTTCAAAGAAACATCAGAAG aactggagagaaaGATGTCGACAAGACGTACCCGACAGGAGCTCATAGAGCAAGGGCTACTGAAGGAGGTCCCAGATAATG ATGGAGAggcacaaaatgtgaaacagtctTACGTTAAGAATGGCCACACACTTCCAGTCAGTGGAGGTGGAGGAGTCATCAGCACTGGGAGGAACCCAGGCAACCAGGTCAAGCTCCCTGGAGAGTCAGACTTTAGGATGAACCCTGGGAGGCTCACCCAGCCAGAAGACCACAGGGGCCGCTCACCTTCAGACGGAGACCGTCGTGGAGCTTTGTGCTCCGGGAGCACTGGACTGCATGAAGAAGGGTGGAGAAGTGGGGGAATGGGGGCACGTGCACATGGGGAGGGTGAGTGGAAATCCAACTTGGCCTGGCAAGGACAAATCCATGCTCAGATGGATGAAGGTAGGCGCGGGGCCAGACTTCACCCGGACGATGGGCAGAGGAGGCCAGGGCTGCAGAAGGCCCCGTCAGAGGATGGCAGGaggaggcctgcagaagcagaCTGGAAGCCAACGCTCCCTCGACATGCCTCTGCAGAGGAGGGAAGAACCCGCAGAG AGTCAGACAGCCATTTTGTACCTGACCCAGAGATGCTGCAGGACACCCTTCGTGAACCTCTGCCGCCTAAACAGCCATTTATGCCTCCCAAGTGGCTGATAAGTTCCACCCCTGAAACTGGCAACGAGGGTCCACCTCGAACCCCATCCAACCACCCTGCGATCCAGTACTCCTCCCCCTCAGCTGGGACTTCCACCAAACCTGTTCGATCCGTGTCTTCCGCGGGTACCAGCACGCATCAGCCTGCACCTTTGGCCCTAACGCCCACCTCGCAGGGCACCAAGCAACCTCCTCTCCCTCCACCCAAACCTGTAAACAGGAACAATGCAGCCATGCTGG TATCCGCCCTGCAGGGGGGAGAAAACGCTCAGCTTCCTCTCTACTGGTCCTGCTGGAAGCGAGAGTGCGACTACGACGTCTACCTGTCTCTGCCTGTCTACCTGTGCCGGCGGGCCGGAGGCCTGCGCTCAG TTGACTTCAACCAAGCCACAGGGGGGGCAAGTCTCCATCCAGCTAAGCCCTCTCCTCCAATGCCTCCTAAGAGGACAACCCCAGTCACTAAACGCAACACAGCGGACTCTACTCCGAGCCATCCCGTCAACCCGTCCCCGCTCTCTGTGGAGGACCACAGCAGCCTCCCTGTGGGCTTCCAACTGCCCCCACCTCCTCCATCCCCACCCCTGCCGAGCCACATACCGCCCTCTCCACCCTGCCAGCACATGCAcacccaccacctccaccatcaGCATTCCTACCCACACCCGTTGCCCCAGCCCATACCGATGCTGTTCGATCCACCAAGCCCGACCGTTGAGTCGCCCCAGCGCCCAGCCCCCGTCCCGCTGCACATCATGATCCAGCGAGCCCTGTCCAGTCCTGGCCCGGCGCAGCCTCATCCAGATGGGGCGCAACGTGCGCACGCGCTACTTTTTGAAACCCCTCCAGAGTATCAAGCAGATCGCGGTCGACCTCTGCCTGTCAGCATTCAGCCACTAAAACT ATCTGAAGATGACTActcagaggaagaagaggaggaagatgatgaggaagaggaggagtatGATGGGGAGATCCCCCAGCCAGAGCTGGAGCCACGGAGTCGTCGCTGCCTGGTCGGTGATGCTGGTGTTTGTATCCTTCCCGGTGAAAATAGtagtgaggaggaggaagatgatgaagatgatgtgCAGGGACAGCATGACATACACAGGGAGGACAGTGATTCAGACGGTCCTGTGCTCCATAAAGAGGAAGactctgatgaagaggatgagcCCCCACTCA GTGCTCTGGCCAGTAGGGTCAAGAGGAAGGACACCCTGGCTCTGAAGCTGAGCAGCCGTCCCTGCGCTCTGGACAGGGACAGGTTCACGCAGGAGAGAAGCAGCAGAGAGGATCAGCCTCCAGGGCAGACGGGCCTAACCTGGCAGAGCAGGGAGCAGTGGGAGGCTATTCGCACACAGATTGGCACTGCGCTCACAAG GCGGCTCAGCCAGAGACCAACTGCTGAGGAACTTGAGCAAAGAAACATCCTTCAGC CCAAAAATCAGGCTGACAGACAGGCGGAGGTTAGGGAGATCAAACGCCGTCTGACCAGAAAG CTGAGTCAAAGGCCCACAGTCGCAGAGCTGCAGGCAAGAAAGATCCTGCGTTTCCATGAGTATGTGGAAGTCACAGAGGCCCAAGACTACGACAGAAGGGCGGACAAGCCATGGACTAAGCTGACTCCAGCAGACAAG GCCGCCATCCGAAAGGAGCTCAATGACTATAAAAGCACTGAAATGGAGGTTCATGAAGAAAGCAGAATTTACACAAG GTTTCATCGGCCTTAA
- the phactr4b gene encoding phosphatase and actin regulator 4B isoform X5, giving the protein MGQSLRVEIPAQDPQQHKSCDDETEQHHSTMVGEGGSAGDTTPPPKRKGKFSTIGKIFKPWKWRKKKSSEKFKETSEELERKMSTRRTRQELIEQGLLKEVPDNDGEAQNVKQSYVKNGHTLPVSGGGGVISTGRNPGNQVKLPGESDFRMNPGRLTQPEDHRGRSPSDGDRRGALCSGSTGLHEEGWRSGGMGARAHGEGEWKSNLAWQGQIHAQMDEGRRGARLHPDDGQRRPGLQKAPSEDGRRRPAEADWKPTLPRHASAEEGRTRRVDFNQATGGASLHPAKPSPPMPPKRTTPVTKRNTADSTPSHPVNPSPLSVEDHSSLPVGFQLPPPPPSPPLPSHIPPSPPCQHMHTHHLHHQHSYPHPLPQPIPMLFDPPSPTVESPQRPAPVPLHIMIQRALSSPGPAQPHPDGAQRAHALLFETPPEYQADRGRPLPVSIQPLKLSEDDYSEEEEEEDDEEEEEYDGEIPQPELEPRSRRCLVGDAGVCILPGENSSEEEEDDEDDVQGQHDIHREDSDSDGPVLHKEEDSDEEDEPPLSALASRVKRKDTLALKLSSRPCALDRDRFTQERSSREDQPPGQTGLTWQSREQWEAIRTQIGTALTRRLSQRPTAEELEQRNILQPKNQADRQAEVREIKRRLTRKLSQRPTVAELQARKILRFHEYVEVTEAQDYDRRADKPWTKLTPADKAAIRKELNDYKSTEMEVHEESRIYTRFHRP; this is encoded by the exons ATGGGACAAAGCCTTCGTGTGGAGATTCCAGCTCAGGACCCGCAACAGCACAAGTCCTGCG atgatgaaacGGAGCAGCACCACAGCACAATGGTGGGTGAGGGGGGCAGCGCAGGGGACACTACTCCTCCCCCAAAGCGTAAAGGCAAGTTTTCTACCATTGGCAAGATCTTCAAACCTTGGAAGTGGCGGAAGAAGAAAAGCAGCGAGAAGTTCAAAGAAACATCAGAAG aactggagagaaaGATGTCGACAAGACGTACCCGACAGGAGCTCATAGAGCAAGGGCTACTGAAGGAGGTCCCAGATAATG ATGGAGAggcacaaaatgtgaaacagtctTACGTTAAGAATGGCCACACACTTCCAGTCAGTGGAGGTGGAGGAGTCATCAGCACTGGGAGGAACCCAGGCAACCAGGTCAAGCTCCCTGGAGAGTCAGACTTTAGGATGAACCCTGGGAGGCTCACCCAGCCAGAAGACCACAGGGGCCGCTCACCTTCAGACGGAGACCGTCGTGGAGCTTTGTGCTCCGGGAGCACTGGACTGCATGAAGAAGGGTGGAGAAGTGGGGGAATGGGGGCACGTGCACATGGGGAGGGTGAGTGGAAATCCAACTTGGCCTGGCAAGGACAAATCCATGCTCAGATGGATGAAGGTAGGCGCGGGGCCAGACTTCACCCGGACGATGGGCAGAGGAGGCCAGGGCTGCAGAAGGCCCCGTCAGAGGATGGCAGGaggaggcctgcagaagcagaCTGGAAGCCAACGCTCCCTCGACATGCCTCTGCAGAGGAGGGAAGAACCCGCAGAG TTGACTTCAACCAAGCCACAGGGGGGGCAAGTCTCCATCCAGCTAAGCCCTCTCCTCCAATGCCTCCTAAGAGGACAACCCCAGTCACTAAACGCAACACAGCGGACTCTACTCCGAGCCATCCCGTCAACCCGTCCCCGCTCTCTGTGGAGGACCACAGCAGCCTCCCTGTGGGCTTCCAACTGCCCCCACCTCCTCCATCCCCACCCCTGCCGAGCCACATACCGCCCTCTCCACCCTGCCAGCACATGCAcacccaccacctccaccatcaGCATTCCTACCCACACCCGTTGCCCCAGCCCATACCGATGCTGTTCGATCCACCAAGCCCGACCGTTGAGTCGCCCCAGCGCCCAGCCCCCGTCCCGCTGCACATCATGATCCAGCGAGCCCTGTCCAGTCCTGGCCCGGCGCAGCCTCATCCAGATGGGGCGCAACGTGCGCACGCGCTACTTTTTGAAACCCCTCCAGAGTATCAAGCAGATCGCGGTCGACCTCTGCCTGTCAGCATTCAGCCACTAAAACT ATCTGAAGATGACTActcagaggaagaagaggaggaagatgatgaggaagaggaggagtatGATGGGGAGATCCCCCAGCCAGAGCTGGAGCCACGGAGTCGTCGCTGCCTGGTCGGTGATGCTGGTGTTTGTATCCTTCCCGGTGAAAATAGtagtgaggaggaggaagatgatgaagatgatgtgCAGGGACAGCATGACATACACAGGGAGGACAGTGATTCAGACGGTCCTGTGCTCCATAAAGAGGAAGactctgatgaagaggatgagcCCCCACTCA GTGCTCTGGCCAGTAGGGTCAAGAGGAAGGACACCCTGGCTCTGAAGCTGAGCAGCCGTCCCTGCGCTCTGGACAGGGACAGGTTCACGCAGGAGAGAAGCAGCAGAGAGGATCAGCCTCCAGGGCAGACGGGCCTAACCTGGCAGAGCAGGGAGCAGTGGGAGGCTATTCGCACACAGATTGGCACTGCGCTCACAAG GCGGCTCAGCCAGAGACCAACTGCTGAGGAACTTGAGCAAAGAAACATCCTTCAGC CCAAAAATCAGGCTGACAGACAGGCGGAGGTTAGGGAGATCAAACGCCGTCTGACCAGAAAG CTGAGTCAAAGGCCCACAGTCGCAGAGCTGCAGGCAAGAAAGATCCTGCGTTTCCATGAGTATGTGGAAGTCACAGAGGCCCAAGACTACGACAGAAGGGCGGACAAGCCATGGACTAAGCTGACTCCAGCAGACAAG GCCGCCATCCGAAAGGAGCTCAATGACTATAAAAGCACTGAAATGGAGGTTCATGAAGAAAGCAGAATTTACACAAG GTTTCATCGGCCTTAA
- the phactr4b gene encoding phosphatase and actin regulator 4B isoform X4 encodes MGQSLRVEIPAQDPQQHKSCDDETEQHHSTMVGEGGSAGDTTPPPKRKGKFSTIGKIFKPWKWRKKKSSEKFKETSEELERKMSTRRTRQELIEQGLLKEVPDNDGEAQNVKQSYVKNGHTLPVSGGGGVISTGRNPGNQVKLPGESDFRMNPGRLTQPEDHRGRSPSDGDRRGALCSGSTGLHEEGWRSGGMGARAHGEGEWKSNLAWQGQIHAQMDEGRRGARLHPDDGQRRPGLQKAPSEDGRRRPAEADWKPTLPRHASAEEGRTRRESDSHFVPDPEMLQDTLREPLPPKQPFMPPKWLISSTPETGNEGPPRTPSNHPAIQYSSPSAGTSTKPVRSVSSAGTSTHQPAPLALTPTSQGTKQPPLPPPKPVNRNNAAMLVDFNQATGGASLHPAKPSPPMPPKRTTPVTKRNTADSTPSHPVNPSPLSVEDHSSLPVGFQLPPPPPSPPLPSHIPPSPPCQHMHTHHLHHQHSYPHPLPQPIPMLFDPPSPTVESPQRPAPVPLHIMIQRALSSPGPAQPHPDGAQRAHALLFETPPEYQADRGRPLPVSIQPLKLSEDDYSEEEEEEDDEEEEEYDGEIPQPELEPRSRRCLVGDAGVCILPGENSSEEEEDDEDDVQGQHDIHREDSDSDGPVLHKEEDSDEEDEPPLSALASRVKRKDTLALKLSSRPCALDRDRFTQERSSREDQPPGQTGLTWQSREQWEAIRTQIGTALTRRLSQRPTAEELEQRNILQPKNQADRQAEVREIKRRLTRKLSQRPTVAELQARKILRFHEYVEVTEAQDYDRRADKPWTKLTPADKAAIRKELNDYKSTEMEVHEESRIYTRFHRP; translated from the exons ATGGGACAAAGCCTTCGTGTGGAGATTCCAGCTCAGGACCCGCAACAGCACAAGTCCTGCG atgatgaaacGGAGCAGCACCACAGCACAATGGTGGGTGAGGGGGGCAGCGCAGGGGACACTACTCCTCCCCCAAAGCGTAAAGGCAAGTTTTCTACCATTGGCAAGATCTTCAAACCTTGGAAGTGGCGGAAGAAGAAAAGCAGCGAGAAGTTCAAAGAAACATCAGAAG aactggagagaaaGATGTCGACAAGACGTACCCGACAGGAGCTCATAGAGCAAGGGCTACTGAAGGAGGTCCCAGATAATG ATGGAGAggcacaaaatgtgaaacagtctTACGTTAAGAATGGCCACACACTTCCAGTCAGTGGAGGTGGAGGAGTCATCAGCACTGGGAGGAACCCAGGCAACCAGGTCAAGCTCCCTGGAGAGTCAGACTTTAGGATGAACCCTGGGAGGCTCACCCAGCCAGAAGACCACAGGGGCCGCTCACCTTCAGACGGAGACCGTCGTGGAGCTTTGTGCTCCGGGAGCACTGGACTGCATGAAGAAGGGTGGAGAAGTGGGGGAATGGGGGCACGTGCACATGGGGAGGGTGAGTGGAAATCCAACTTGGCCTGGCAAGGACAAATCCATGCTCAGATGGATGAAGGTAGGCGCGGGGCCAGACTTCACCCGGACGATGGGCAGAGGAGGCCAGGGCTGCAGAAGGCCCCGTCAGAGGATGGCAGGaggaggcctgcagaagcagaCTGGAAGCCAACGCTCCCTCGACATGCCTCTGCAGAGGAGGGAAGAACCCGCAGAG AGTCAGACAGCCATTTTGTACCTGACCCAGAGATGCTGCAGGACACCCTTCGTGAACCTCTGCCGCCTAAACAGCCATTTATGCCTCCCAAGTGGCTGATAAGTTCCACCCCTGAAACTGGCAACGAGGGTCCACCTCGAACCCCATCCAACCACCCTGCGATCCAGTACTCCTCCCCCTCAGCTGGGACTTCCACCAAACCTGTTCGATCCGTGTCTTCCGCGGGTACCAGCACGCATCAGCCTGCACCTTTGGCCCTAACGCCCACCTCGCAGGGCACCAAGCAACCTCCTCTCCCTCCACCCAAACCTGTAAACAGGAACAATGCAGCCATGCTGG TTGACTTCAACCAAGCCACAGGGGGGGCAAGTCTCCATCCAGCTAAGCCCTCTCCTCCAATGCCTCCTAAGAGGACAACCCCAGTCACTAAACGCAACACAGCGGACTCTACTCCGAGCCATCCCGTCAACCCGTCCCCGCTCTCTGTGGAGGACCACAGCAGCCTCCCTGTGGGCTTCCAACTGCCCCCACCTCCTCCATCCCCACCCCTGCCGAGCCACATACCGCCCTCTCCACCCTGCCAGCACATGCAcacccaccacctccaccatcaGCATTCCTACCCACACCCGTTGCCCCAGCCCATACCGATGCTGTTCGATCCACCAAGCCCGACCGTTGAGTCGCCCCAGCGCCCAGCCCCCGTCCCGCTGCACATCATGATCCAGCGAGCCCTGTCCAGTCCTGGCCCGGCGCAGCCTCATCCAGATGGGGCGCAACGTGCGCACGCGCTACTTTTTGAAACCCCTCCAGAGTATCAAGCAGATCGCGGTCGACCTCTGCCTGTCAGCATTCAGCCACTAAAACT ATCTGAAGATGACTActcagaggaagaagaggaggaagatgatgaggaagaggaggagtatGATGGGGAGATCCCCCAGCCAGAGCTGGAGCCACGGAGTCGTCGCTGCCTGGTCGGTGATGCTGGTGTTTGTATCCTTCCCGGTGAAAATAGtagtgaggaggaggaagatgatgaagatgatgtgCAGGGACAGCATGACATACACAGGGAGGACAGTGATTCAGACGGTCCTGTGCTCCATAAAGAGGAAGactctgatgaagaggatgagcCCCCACTCA GTGCTCTGGCCAGTAGGGTCAAGAGGAAGGACACCCTGGCTCTGAAGCTGAGCAGCCGTCCCTGCGCTCTGGACAGGGACAGGTTCACGCAGGAGAGAAGCAGCAGAGAGGATCAGCCTCCAGGGCAGACGGGCCTAACCTGGCAGAGCAGGGAGCAGTGGGAGGCTATTCGCACACAGATTGGCACTGCGCTCACAAG GCGGCTCAGCCAGAGACCAACTGCTGAGGAACTTGAGCAAAGAAACATCCTTCAGC CCAAAAATCAGGCTGACAGACAGGCGGAGGTTAGGGAGATCAAACGCCGTCTGACCAGAAAG CTGAGTCAAAGGCCCACAGTCGCAGAGCTGCAGGCAAGAAAGATCCTGCGTTTCCATGAGTATGTGGAAGTCACAGAGGCCCAAGACTACGACAGAAGGGCGGACAAGCCATGGACTAAGCTGACTCCAGCAGACAAG GCCGCCATCCGAAAGGAGCTCAATGACTATAAAAGCACTGAAATGGAGGTTCATGAAGAAAGCAGAATTTACACAAG GTTTCATCGGCCTTAA